A single genomic interval of Alistipes provencensis harbors:
- a CDS encoding TrmH family RNA methyltransferase, with product MKNTANSVLPEFGPESGPCGERIACLREFMMPERYEVLRKTVGMRTRYMTVLAENMYHGQNAAALIRHCEAFGVQEMHTVETLCSFEPNPDIARGAERWIDVRQHPSTTEAIAALRGAGYRIVATTPHREDVMPETFDVGRGPFALVFGTEHAGISDEVIASADEFLRIPMCGMVESLNVSASAAILIYMLSERIRLTVDGWQLPPDAQAEVLDGWMRASVKDAEAILARKFSENE from the coding sequence ATGAAAAATACCGCAAATAGCGTTTTGCCGGAGTTCGGCCCCGAATCCGGACCCTGCGGGGAACGCATCGCCTGCCTCCGGGAGTTCATGATGCCCGAACGCTACGAGGTGCTGCGCAAGACCGTCGGCATGCGGACCCGTTATATGACCGTGCTGGCCGAGAACATGTACCACGGGCAGAACGCCGCGGCGCTGATCCGCCATTGCGAGGCGTTCGGCGTGCAGGAGATGCACACCGTCGAGACGTTGTGTTCTTTCGAACCCAATCCCGACATCGCACGCGGCGCCGAGCGGTGGATCGACGTCCGGCAGCACCCCTCGACGACGGAGGCCATCGCCGCGCTTCGCGGGGCGGGTTACCGCATCGTCGCCACCACGCCCCACCGCGAGGATGTGATGCCCGAGACTTTCGACGTCGGGCGGGGACCTTTCGCGCTGGTTTTCGGCACGGAGCACGCCGGGATTTCCGACGAGGTGATCGCCTCGGCCGATGAATTCCTGCGCATCCCGATGTGCGGCATGGTCGAGAGCCTGAACGTCTCGGCCTCGGCGGCTATCCTGATCTATATGCTCTCCGAACGCATCCGCCTCACGGTCGACGGCTGGCAGTTGCCGCCCGATGCGCAGGCCGAGGTGCTCGACGGCTGGATGCGCGCCAGCGTGAAGGATGCAGAGGCGATCCTTGCAAGAAAATTCAGTGAAAATGAATAG
- a CDS encoding CvpA family protein produces MNAVDLIVCLVLVLAVWNGWRQGFILQVCSLAGIVAGIWLAAQFGTQVGEWLRLDPDIAAAGGFVTVLVAVILIVAIAGRLVRKLFHFAGFGIADTLLGIAVSVLKYLLVLSVLFSAFDNLNEDYTLVGPETIEKSKSYKPVMRLSEAVFPFLEWVGDQVPRQSENTPSDGE; encoded by the coding sequence TTGAACGCTGTTGATCTGATCGTCTGTCTGGTGCTGGTGCTGGCCGTCTGGAACGGGTGGCGTCAGGGCTTCATTTTGCAGGTATGCTCTCTGGCGGGCATCGTTGCGGGCATCTGGCTCGCGGCGCAGTTCGGCACGCAGGTCGGCGAGTGGCTGCGGCTCGACCCCGACATCGCCGCCGCGGGCGGATTCGTCACGGTGCTCGTCGCGGTCATCCTCATCGTCGCCATCGCCGGACGGCTCGTGCGCAAGCTGTTCCACTTCGCGGGGTTCGGCATCGCCGATACGTTGCTGGGCATTGCGGTCTCGGTGCTGAAATACCTGCTCGTGCTGAGCGTCCTCTTTTCGGCGTTCGACAACCTGAACGAGGACTATACCCTCGTGGGGCCGGAGACGATCGAGAAATCGAAAAGTTATAAACCGGTCATGCGCCTCTCGGAAGCCGTGTTCCCTTTCTTGGAGTGGGTCGGCGACCAAGTGCCGCGGCAGAGCGAAAATACCCCGTCCGATGGAGAATAG
- a CDS encoding helix-turn-helix domain-containing protein: protein MGMDYQEEIRYISTRIKELRKERMLTVQELAYRCDMERSNLSRIEAGRTNLTIRTMCIICNALNVNLRDVIR, encoded by the coding sequence ATGGGAATGGATTATCAGGAGGAGATCCGATATATCTCTACGAGGATCAAGGAGTTGAGGAAGGAGCGTATGCTGACCGTACAGGAGTTGGCATACCGGTGCGACATGGAACGATCCAACTTGAGCCGTATCGAGGCGGGACGGACCAATCTGACCATAAGAACCATGTGCATCATCTGTAATGCGCTGAATGTTAACCTGCGCGACGTGATACGCTGA
- the rsgA gene encoding ribosome small subunit-dependent GTPase A, producing MENRFTGTVVRATGSWYDVLHDGATLRCRIRGKLRLKGVRSTNPVVVGDEVVCEAEGGDCVIVDIAPRRNYVIRRASNLSKESHIIAANVDQALLMVTLRSPETPKEFADRFLVTCEAYKVPATILLSKIDLQDAEAVAEFRAVYEGAGYRVLEVSAKEGRGVEKVRELLAGRTTLVSGNSGVGKSTLIQAIDPSLDIRTGEISDSHHKGRHTTTFSTMYPLAEGGAVIDTPGIKGFGLLDIDDAELWHYFPEMMRVAPGCRFYNCTHTHEPGCAVVEAVKAGEIAWSRYESYLKILDDDEKYRK from the coding sequence ATGGAGAATAGATTTACGGGCACCGTGGTCCGGGCCACCGGCAGTTGGTACGACGTCCTGCACGACGGCGCGACGCTGCGCTGCCGCATCCGGGGCAAACTGCGCCTCAAGGGCGTGCGGTCGACCAATCCCGTGGTCGTGGGCGACGAAGTGGTGTGCGAGGCCGAGGGCGGCGACTGCGTGATCGTGGACATTGCGCCGCGCCGCAACTATGTGATCCGCCGGGCTTCGAACCTCTCCAAGGAGTCGCACATCATCGCTGCCAACGTCGATCAGGCGTTGCTGATGGTCACGCTGCGCTCGCCCGAAACGCCCAAGGAGTTCGCGGACCGCTTTCTGGTGACCTGCGAGGCCTACAAGGTCCCGGCTACGATCCTGCTTTCGAAGATCGACCTGCAGGACGCGGAGGCCGTCGCGGAGTTCCGCGCGGTGTACGAAGGGGCCGGTTACCGGGTGCTGGAGGTCTCTGCGAAGGAGGGGCGCGGTGTGGAGAAGGTCCGGGAACTGCTGGCGGGGCGCACGACGCTCGTGTCGGGCAATTCGGGCGTCGGCAAGTCGACGCTGATTCAGGCCATCGACCCCTCGCTGGATATCCGCACGGGCGAGATTTCCGACAGCCACCACAAAGGGCGTCATACCACGACCTTCTCGACGATGTACCCCTTGGCCGAAGGCGGGGCGGTGATCGACACTCCGGGTATCAAGGGATTCGGATTGCTGGATATCGACGATGCCGAACTCTGGCACTATTTTCCGGAGATGATGCGCGTGGCCCCGGGCTGCCGTTTCTACAACTGCACGCACACCCACGAACCGGGCTGCGCGGTGGTCGAAGCGGTCAAGGCGGGGGAGATCGCGTGGTCGCGCTACGAAAGTTACCTGAAAATCCTCGACGACGATGAAAAATACCGCAAATAG